The Coleofasciculus chthonoplastes PCC 7420 genome includes a region encoding these proteins:
- a CDS encoding NfeD family protein, with amino-acid sequence MFTLLLMQTEVNRIDAQTILAQATTKSAFIPHPSLFWLGSGVVLCLLELFLPKAFSQKFRLVPLSMGIISLIIAFSLFRMTRFVAFRWQVAYWMLLSTASVIWIRPMLLKRKKFKVPEATEAKTLTEISPGETGRVLYEGSSWAARCQERQMSIPANLTVYVVGQEDNTLIVLPEHLFRS; translated from the coding sequence ATGTTCACATTGCTGTTAATGCAGACAGAAGTGAATCGCATTGATGCCCAAACAATTCTGGCACAAGCGACTACGAAGTCAGCCTTTATCCCTCATCCATCCCTATTCTGGTTAGGTAGCGGTGTTGTACTTTGCCTACTGGAGTTGTTTCTGCCGAAAGCCTTCAGCCAAAAATTCCGACTTGTGCCTCTATCAATGGGAATTATTTCCCTAATCATAGCGTTTAGCTTGTTTAGAATGACAAGATTTGTCGCATTTCGCTGGCAGGTGGCTTACTGGATGCTACTGTCTACCGCCTCGGTTATCTGGATACGTCCGATGTTGCTCAAGCGGAAAAAATTTAAAGTTCCAGAAGCAACGGAAGCCAAAACATTAACGGAAATTTCACCAGGAGAAACGGGACGAGTTCTCTATGAAGGCAGTTCTTGGGCAGCGCGTTGTCAAGAACGGCAAATGAGTATTCCTGCCAATCTAACCGTTTATGTTGTCGGACAAGAGGATAACACATTAATTGTTCTGCCAGAACATTTGTTTCGGTCTTAA
- a CDS encoding NfeD family protein, with translation MLSQVLAQATTQSTFRITPPIFWLIVGVLLCLVEFFIPKSWAKRFRFIALMMGVGALLVSFIVWQGAIALGFEWQFLMYDGFSLQVMYWMGLSFAFAIWLRPMLIRRPKYTIPEATQAQVLTEILPGETGRVMYEGSSWQACCADPEIAIAPNQTVYVVRREDNTLIVMP, from the coding sequence GTGTTATCCCAAGTTTTGGCACAGGCGACGACTCAATCAACCTTTCGGATTACTCCCCCTATATTTTGGCTGATTGTAGGTGTTCTACTTTGCCTAGTTGAATTCTTTATCCCCAAATCTTGGGCGAAGCGATTCCGGTTTATTGCCCTGATGATGGGTGTAGGTGCGCTACTTGTCTCATTTATTGTATGGCAGGGCGCGATCGCACTGGGGTTTGAGTGGCAATTCCTGATGTATGACGGGTTTAGCTTACAGGTGATGTATTGGATGGGATTATCCTTTGCGTTTGCGATCTGGTTGCGCCCTATGTTGATTCGACGTCCTAAATATACTATCCCAGAGGCGACTCAAGCCCAGGTGTTAACCGAGATATTACCAGGAGAAACAGGACGAGTGATGTATGAGGGTTCCTCTTGGCAAGCCTGTTGTGCTGATCCCGAAATTGCGATCGCACCTAACCAAACGGTGTATGTGGTGCGGCGAGAGGATAATACCTTGATTGTCATGCCATGA
- a CDS encoding Uma2 family endonuclease, translating into MQVTEQRYYTPEEYLTLEEAADDKSEYIDGQIFHKAGGSTNHNRIAGNLYAALNFAFKTQEYDVFMSDVRLWIPKRRIYTYPDVMVIAGEPDYYNNRTDTITNPQVIIEISSKSTQRYDRSDKFQAYRTIPSFREYLLLDQTKRYVEHFSKTDTKQWSLREYDESDQAIAFSSLNFEISLTDAYNKVKFKPENAESE; encoded by the coding sequence ATGCAGGTTACTGAACAGCGATACTACACTCCAGAGGAATATCTAACCCTGGAGGAAGCAGCCGACGATAAAAGTGAGTACATTGACGGTCAAATTTTCCATAAGGCAGGTGGATCTACCAATCACAATCGGATAGCCGGTAATCTTTATGCGGCACTGAATTTTGCGTTTAAAACCCAAGAGTATGACGTTTTCATGAGTGATGTGCGTCTGTGGATACCGAAAAGACGGATCTACACCTATCCCGATGTTATGGTTATTGCAGGAGAACCTGACTATTACAATAACCGCACCGACACAATTACGAATCCTCAAGTGATTATCGAGATTTCGTCAAAATCAACCCAAAGGTATGATCGCAGTGACAAGTTTCAGGCTTACCGTACAATTCCCAGTTTTCGGGAATATTTACTCCTGGATCAAACTAAACGATATGTCGAACATTTTTCTAAGACAGACACTAAACAATGGTCATTGCGCGAATATGACGAATCCGATCAGGCGATCGCGTTCTCCTCACTCAATTTTGAAATTTCCTTAACTGATGCGTATAACAAGGTTAAATTTAAACCAGAAAATGCTGAGTCTGAGTAA